The genomic region GATGACCTCGAACAAAACCGCATCCGTTCCCGCGGTATCATTCGAATTTTTCTCGCTTCTAAAGAACGGGACCTTCGCGGAATAACTTTTGGAGATCTCCGCGATTTCCGGATCGTCCGTGGAAACCATCACTTCGTCAAATAATCCGGACTTAAGCGCGAGTTCGATCGGATAAGAAATGATCGGCCTCCCGTAAAAATTCTTAATATTCTTACGTGGAATCCTTTTCGAACCGCCCCGAGCCGTAATGATGCAAAGTTTTTTCATTTCGACCTATGATTTCAAAACTCTCAAACGACTACGTAGTCCTTGATCAATTGTTTCAATTCTTCCACGGTCAGCCATTCCGTATTCTCCCCGCTATTGTAACGGAATCCCTGCTTACAATAGTCTCCTTTGAAGAATTTCTTAAATTCGTCGATCGACCAAGTCGGTTTAAAAGAAGGTAATATTACGAAATACTTATCGAATTCGATCGTGCTGAGCGCGTCGGTTTCGGTAATCATCTCTTCATGAATCTTTTCACCCGGACGAATACCCACGATCTCCGTTTTACACTCGGGTGCGACGGCCGCGGCGACGTCTAAGATTCTATAGCTTGGAATTTTCGGCACGTAAATCTCTCCGCCCCACATATTCTCGAGTGCGAACAGAACGAGATCCACACCCTCTTTTAAAGTGATGTTGAATCTTGTCATTCTTTCATCGGTAATCGGAAGAACGCCTTCCTTCTTCTTATTTAAAAAGAACGGAATCACCGAACCCCTGCTCCCCATAACGTTTCCGTAACGAACTACTGAGAATTTTATATCGTGAGAACCTTTAAAATTATTCGCGGCGACGAAAAGTTTATCAGAAGCGAGTTTCGTAGCTCCGTATAAATTCACTGGTGCCGCGGCCTTATCTGTGGAAAGAGCCACCACTTTCTTCACTCCGCGGTCGATACACGCCTCGATTAGATTTTGTCCGCCGATAATATTGGTTTTAATCGCTTCAAACGGATTGTATTCGGCCGCAGGTACTTGCTTCAACGCGGCGGCATGAATCACTGTATCGATTCCTTCCAGAGCTCTCGTGATTCTCTCGCGATCGCGGATATCCCCGATAAAATAACGAATCTGAGGATATTTACTCTCTGGAAATTCCTGAGACATCTCGTACTGCTTCAGCTCATCCCTTGAATAAATCACCAATCTTTTAACATCGGGATAATCGGCAAGGATCCTTTTCGTAAACTCTTTACCGAACGAACCGGTTCCACCAGTGATTAAAATCGACTTACTTTTACTCATTCGTATATTCCAAAAATTTAGATTCCAATTAACGCATTACTTTAAAAATTACTAATTTAGAGAATTCGTTTTTACTAATATTTGATCCAGCAAATCCCGGAAGCGGGAATTATTCGGATCAAAATCAACGACTCTGGCGAATCCTGATTTTTTCAGTTCGACTTGCCACAACTCCTCGGATGTTTCGATCGTATGATCCAAAACCCGTTTGAAAGCTTTAACGTCCAGATCATTGGTCCAAAAAGGACCGTTATCGGGCAACTTTCCCGGCCATCCGAATCGATAAGAATCGTTTTTCAAGGAACGACAACGCGAAGTAAAGGCCGCGGATTTTTTTCCTCGAGCCAAAGCCTCGTATCCCAATGTCGAATCCACAAAAACAGTAACCGGAGCCGAATCGATCAGCTCATAACTCGAAAGAAGGGACTCGTGCGAAGTCATAGCCCAATCCAATCCGTCGAAATAATTTTTATAAAAATTGAATTCGTCCGGATCGTTTTTTTTCGTTCTACCGCAAACTTTGATAGAAAGATTTTTCTCGAAACAATACCTTTTGAGAAAAGGCAACAAGATCAATTCCGTCTCGTAGAATTGTTCCCAGTAATATACGGAGCCGTTTGCCTCTACGTAAAACGGTTCCTTTTCATTTTCAGGACGTTTGATATATTGGGAGATAAAAAGAATGGAATTAATTTTAGAAACCGGATTCGATTTCTTTTTCGGAACCTTATTGTTCTTAAAAGAACCTATGGAAACCGATTTTCCCCGAATGTATCCGGAATATTTTTCTCCGATATCGACGCCCAAAGTGAGCATGTAATCTACATTATAATTCTCTTGTGGAGTGAGATATCCGAAAACGTCTCCGATCTCCCCTCGAAAACCGTTCTGCACGAACATAGTAATGATATCCGGATGAGACTTTTTCAATTCGTAGAATTTCGGATTGTTGTCGATGTAAGTCAGAACCAACTTAGGCTTTACGGAACGGATAAATTCGTTTATATAACCTTGTAAACCGATATTCCCTTTGAAGAAAGCCGCAAGAAAGATCGGAACGTTGAGCTTTTCACCTCGAATGTATAGGATCGTGGGATTATATACTTGAATATAACTTTCGAATGCCTCGTAACCTACAAAGTCGTAAAAAACCAAATCGCTTTTTTTGGGAAAGGTCCATTCTTTCTCGGACTTAAAAAAGAAAAGAAACTGATTTCGGATTTTATTTACGATTTTAAGGAACAATATTCAAATTTCCTAATTCTCTTAAATCTTCAAGAAACGTTCCGCTTCGATCCAATCCGACTCGGTATCGATGTCCACATTCTCCGCCGCCGATTCGGAAATCAGAGGAATGATATCGTCCGTGTAAAAATTCTTTTGATCGATCAGATGATCCTTGGGTGTTAGATAAAACGATCCGTTTACGGAATACGCAGGAGGTAAATCCTGGGATCTCAAATGAAGACCGCCGCCTTCTTGAAACGGCTTTAAAATCCCGTTTTCCAATTTGAAACACCACAAAGGATGCGGATTCGCGGGACTTACTCCGAGAACCGTTTTCTTTCCTTCGTTTTTTACAAAGAGATCGATTCCATTTTCTACGGATTCTTTTTTGCGAAGCGGAGAAGTCGGCTGGAGCAAAATCAAACCGTCGACTTTCTGCCTTTCCTTCTCGTACCAACGTAAAGCGTGTAAGACAACGTCGATGGAACTGGAAGCATCGGTCGCCAATTCGGGAGGCCTTAACCAGGGAACCAATGCATCGAACTTCTTTGCGACTTCCGCAATGTTCGGATCGTCCGTGGAAACTAGGATATCGCATATTTCGGGAATTCCTCTCGCAACTTCGATGCTCCAAGCGATCAAAGGTTTATCTCCGAGAATCTTTATGTTCTTTCCGGGTAAACGTTTTGACCCCCCTCGAGCGGGAATGACGGTCAACAATTTCAAAACTTTAAAAACCTTTTTAAGAGGTTTAAACCAACTTCGCCGCTTTTTTCGGGATGGAACTGGCAACCCACCACGTTTTCATATCCGATCACGGCGGCAATCGAATGTCCTCCGTAGACACAATCGGCGATTCTATGATTTGGATCGATCGGCTTCGCCATAAAAGAATGAACGAAGTAAACCGAATCTCCTTCATGAGAATTTTCTAATATTGTGTTATTCCATTCCGCCGTTTCGGTCGGCTTTTTCAATTCGTTCCAACCGATATGCGGAATCTTGTGCGAAGCACCTTCCTTCGTAAGAGCGGGGATCGGAACCACTCTTCCGGGAATCAGTCCCAATCCGGAAGTGATTCCGAATTCTTCGCTTTCGTCCATGAGCATCTGCATTCCGAGGCAAATAGCCATCAAAGGTGTTCCTCTATGGGCGATCTTTTGTATGACTTCTATGAGAGAACGTTCTTTCAATGCAACCATCGCGTTTGCAAACGCGCCGACTCCGGGTAGCACGACATGAGGAGCTTTGTAGATAACTTCGGGATCGGAGGAAATTTCAACGTCGGCTCCGCAATATTCGAAACCGCGTTTAACACTGAGCAGATTTCCGACTCCGTAGTCGATGACTAAAACTTTACGAGAGAACATAGTGTCTCACCTCGATTCCGGAAGATTCCGCCGTTTTACGAATGTCACCGATCGTAGATCGATCATAATGGAGAATGTCGGCCATCGCAACCGCATCCGCTTCTCCGTTTTTTACCACGTCGATCAGATGTTCGGGAGTTCCCATTCCGCCACTTGCGATTACGGGCACCGAAACTACTTTCGTTACCGAGTGGACGAGATCCGTATCGAAACCTTTTCGAGTTCCTTCGCGATCGATCGAAGTTAATAAAATTTCACCGGCACCGAGCTCCACCGCTTTTTGCACCCATTCGATCACGTCCAAGCCGGTTCTTTCTCTTCCGTTGTCCGTATAAACTTCCCATTTTTTATCTGCGATCTGTTTCGCTTGTACGGATAAAACCATACACTGACTTCCGAATTTTCTGGATATTTCGGAAATCAGATTCGGATTCGAAACGGCCGCGGTATTGATCGCGACCTTATCGGCTCCACTCCGAAGCAAACGTGTGGCGTCATCTACGGATCGTATTCCCCCACCAACCGTAAGCGGTACGAATATATCCTTGACGGAATCCTCCACGATCTCGCTTAAATTATTTCTTCCGTATAAGCTCGCGACACAGTCGATGTAAATTAATTCATCGGCCCCTTGATGATAATACTTATGAGCGTATTCCGCCGGAGAACCTATGACTCTCAACCCTTCTAGGTGTACACCTTTGATCAGATTGGGACCTTTTATATCCAGTCTTGCAATGAGTCGAACTTTTCTCATATTGAACGAATCTTAACTTTCCCAAACCTTGTGTCTTAAGTTCCATTCTCCGGATTTGTTTTCCCAAATATGATCGGATCTCCAACTGTCCACGACTTCGTTGAATTCCTCGTCGGTGATGGAACAGTATTCCAAAAATTCCTGGTAGTGTTTTTTCGGGAATTCACCGTCGTATCGTTTTACCAAGGCCGCTCCCTCTTCTCGAGTGATCTTATGATCCCTAATTTCATGAGCCGTGTCCGAGGTAGTTCTTCCGATTCCGAATTTGATATAACCCAAATAATAATGGAAGCCGTCGATTCGATCGTCTAAACTCGCGTATTTAGAATAGGTTCCTTCGGACCTTTCGGAGTTCGGTGTGAAGCCCGTATTCTCTTGGCAGTAATAAAAATTTTCCTGAGGATCCCAAAATTTATAATAACCCAAGAAATGAATTTCGGTTTTGTTCTTAAGAATGTCCTCGTATGCGGGCGCCATAAACGGTCTTAAATCTTGTTCGCTGACGCCGTGGTCTTTCCAAAACTCGGGAGGAAGTCCGGAAAAATAATGTTTATCATGATCCTGTATTTCTCGATTCGGTTTAAAGGCGTTTTTCATATCGCCGCCGTATTCAACTTCTCCATTTTCCCCATACATAATTAGAGAAACGTTATGTTTAATCGCCATGTGCATAGGATAGTTCGTTTGTCCGTAGATAAACGGTTGAAACGGATCGCCTAAGTACGTAAAAGCCAGGTTCGTAAGTCTTCTCGTCACTTTTCCGTTCGGCGTTCCGAGAACGTTATCAAATCCGGAAGCGATAAAACTATCCAAATTCTTTCTTCCGATTTCCGTCGCCTTCAAAGGCGCCCAGGTTACGGTCAAAGGATTCATTCCGTATTTATACTTCAGCTGATGAGCGACGAACCCGCCGTCCTTTCCGCCGCTACAAGGAACAATCACATCGTATTCTCCGTTGTTCTTTTTGTATTTTTTACAAAGTTCAACGAGCTCCTGTTCTCTTTGTTTCCAATCGATTTGGGTCTTTTTAAATTCGGCGAAGTTACAAGCGGAACATACTCCGTGTTCGTCGAAAGTGATTCTCGGTCTTTGGTTCGAAACGGTGCATTTTTTACAAAAGACTACCTTTTCGGGAAGGTTGTATAACTTTATTAAATTTCGTTTTTCCATTGATACTATCTACCTTATATATCTGCTTCTATTGAATTTACTTTTTCTAGATCGTCCGGCCTTCCAACATCGATCCAAGGCTCGTGCATAGGATACACGATCGTTCTATTTCCTTCGGCGTTCAGTCTCGAAAACAAAGTCGGCATATCACAATGAGTTTTAGGTTCCAACGAGGATAACGTGTCCGGATTCAAGGCGTAGATTCCCGCGTTTACATGACTTCTATAAACCGGTTTTTCCTCAAAGGCTACGATATCGACGCCTTTTGTTCTCACCACTCCGAACGGATGTTGCCATTCGTGAAGACGAACGGCCATCGTCGCGCTCGCACCGTGTCTAACGTGGAAGTCCAAAAGTTCTCCATAACGTATATCAGTCATCACGTCTCCGTTCGTTACCAAAAAAGGTTCCGAAGGAAGTTTCGCGATTAAACTCAACGCACCGGCGGTACCAAGCGCTTCCTCTTCCTTTATATATTCTATGCTCACTTCAAATCTGCTTCCGTCTCCGAAGTATTCTTCGATCATGTGACCGAGATAATGAATCGCAATGGAGAATTTATGAAATCCTTCCGACTTCGCCCTGCTGATGATGTGTTCGAGCATCGGCTTACCGGCTACGGGAAGA from Leptospira kmetyi serovar Malaysia str. Bejo-Iso9 harbors:
- the pseB gene encoding UDP-N-acetylglucosamine 4,6-dehydratase (inverting); amino-acid sequence: MSKSKSILITGGTGSFGKEFTKRILADYPDVKRLVIYSRDELKQYEMSQEFPESKYPQIRYFIGDIRDRERITRALEGIDTVIHAAALKQVPAAEYNPFEAIKTNIIGGQNLIEACIDRGVKKVVALSTDKAAAPVNLYGATKLASDKLFVAANNFKGSHDIKFSVVRYGNVMGSRGSVIPFFLNKKKEGVLPITDERMTRFNITLKEGVDLVLFALENMWGGEIYVPKIPSYRILDVAAAVAPECKTEIVGIRPGEKIHEEMITETDALSTIEFDKYFVILPSFKPTWSIDEFKKFFKGDYCKQGFRYNSGENTEWLTVEELKQLIKDYVVV
- a CDS encoding LA_1612 family putative O-antigen biosynthesis protein, which codes for MFLKIVNKIRNQFLFFFKSEKEWTFPKKSDLVFYDFVGYEAFESYIQVYNPTILYIRGEKLNVPIFLAAFFKGNIGLQGYINEFIRSVKPKLVLTYIDNNPKFYELKKSHPDIITMFVQNGFRGEIGDVFGYLTPQENYNVDYMLTLGVDIGEKYSGYIRGKSVSIGSFKNNKVPKKKSNPVSKINSILFISQYIKRPENEKEPFYVEANGSVYYWEQFYETELILLPFLKRYCFEKNLSIKVCGRTKKNDPDEFNFYKNYFDGLDWAMTSHESLLSSYELIDSAPVTVFVDSTLGYEALARGKKSAAFTSRCRSLKNDSYRFGWPGKLPDNGPFWTNDLDVKAFKRVLDHTIETSEELWQVELKKSGFARVVDFDPNNSRFRDLLDQILVKTNSLN
- a CDS encoding cytidylyltransferase domain-containing protein, with the translated sequence MKLLTVIPARGGSKRLPGKNIKILGDKPLIAWSIEVARGIPEICDILVSTDDPNIAEVAKKFDALVPWLRPPELATDASSSIDVVLHALRWYEKERQKVDGLILLQPTSPLRKKESVENGIDLFVKNEGKKTVLGVSPANPHPLWCFKLENGILKPFQEGGGLHLRSQDLPPAYSVNGSFYLTPKDHLIDQKNFYTDDIIPLISESAAENVDIDTESDWIEAERFLKI
- the hisH gene encoding imidazole glycerol phosphate synthase subunit HisH, translated to MFSRKVLVIDYGVGNLLSVKRGFEYCGADVEISSDPEVIYKAPHVVLPGVGAFANAMVALKERSLIEVIQKIAHRGTPLMAICLGMQMLMDESEEFGITSGLGLIPGRVVPIPALTKEGASHKIPHIGWNELKKPTETAEWNNTILENSHEGDSVYFVHSFMAKPIDPNHRIADCVYGGHSIAAVIGYENVVGCQFHPEKSGEVGLNLLKRFLKF
- the hisF gene encoding imidazole glycerol phosphate synthase subunit HisF, whose translation is MRKVRLIARLDIKGPNLIKGVHLEGLRVIGSPAEYAHKYYHQGADELIYIDCVASLYGRNNLSEIVEDSVKDIFVPLTVGGGIRSVDDATRLLRSGADKVAINTAAVSNPNLISEISRKFGSQCMVLSVQAKQIADKKWEVYTDNGRERTGLDVIEWVQKAVELGAGEILLTSIDREGTRKGFDTDLVHSVTKVVSVPVIASGGMGTPEHLIDVVKNGEADAVAMADILHYDRSTIGDIRKTAESSGIEVRHYVLS
- a CDS encoding N-acetyl sugar amidotransferase, translating into MEKRNLIKLYNLPEKVVFCKKCTVSNQRPRITFDEHGVCSACNFAEFKKTQIDWKQREQELVELCKKYKKNNGEYDVIVPCSGGKDGGFVAHQLKYKYGMNPLTVTWAPLKATEIGRKNLDSFIASGFDNVLGTPNGKVTRRLTNLAFTYLGDPFQPFIYGQTNYPMHMAIKHNVSLIMYGENGEVEYGGDMKNAFKPNREIQDHDKHYFSGLPPEFWKDHGVSEQDLRPFMAPAYEDILKNKTEIHFLGYYKFWDPQENFYYCQENTGFTPNSERSEGTYSKYASLDDRIDGFHYYLGYIKFGIGRTTSDTAHEIRDHKITREEGAALVKRYDGEFPKKHYQEFLEYCSITDEEFNEVVDSWRSDHIWENKSGEWNLRHKVWES
- a CDS encoding nucleotidyltransferase family protein — its product is MTTAWHNALLPLTSSIQDVIRNLDESALQIALIVSENNQLIGTITDGDIRRGLLRGLDLNSPIESIVFRESLVVTPQMSRDMVIQLMQANKIHQLPIVDDRRSVVGLYLWDEILAPSQRPNTFVIMAGGKGTRLMPHTENCPKPLLPVAGKPMLEHIISRAKSEGFHKFSIAIHYLGHMIEEYFGDGSRFEVSIEYIKEEEALGTAGALSLIAKLPSEPFLVTNGDVMTDIRYGELLDFHVRHGASATMAVRLHEWQHPFGVVRTKGVDIVAFEEKPVYRSHVNAGIYALNPDTLSSLEPKTHCDMPTLFSRLNAEGNRTIVYPMHEPWIDVGRPDDLEKVNSIEADI